One Streptomonospora salina genomic window, ACACGGTCGGGTACCGGGTCGATGCCGAGGCGCTCGGGGGAGGGCACGGACTCGGCCGGAACCGATCCGCTGAGCAGCGCGGCTTCCTGCAGCTCGGCGAGAGCGAGCTGGTCCGCGACGTCGCGCAACACCTGGGAGAGCGGCACACCCAGGGCACCGCAGATCGACGAGAGCAGTTCGGAGGAGGCCTCCTTCTGACCGCGTTCGACCTCGGAGAGATACCCCAATGACACTCGAGCATCGGCCGACACCTCGCGGAGGGTGCGGCCCTGTCGCTGCCTCAATCGCCGTAGCACGTCACCAGTCAGGTGACGAAGCAGGACCATCATTCGCGCTCCCTCCCACCGGTAGCGACCTTCATGAAAAACACCGTACCTGCCTCTGGCCCGATCGTCGCACCTCACGGCTTCCTGTTCGCTGCAGGGATAACACGATCTTGATGACGGTTTGTTCCCTGGAATCGGGCCTTGGAACTGCCCGAGTGCCGTTATCTGCCCGTAATAGCCGACACTTCGGCGCCGAGCAGACGAAGCGCCTGCTCAACGGTGCGGGCCCGGATCCGGGCCCGGTCGC contains:
- a CDS encoding helix-turn-helix domain-containing protein, producing MMVLLRHLTGDVLRRLRQRQGRTLREVSADARVSLGYLSEVERGQKEASSELLSSICGALGVPLSQVLRDVADQLALAELQEAALLSGSVPAESVPSPERLGIDPVPDRVPDVVEMVGV